A single region of the Triplophysa dalaica isolate WHDGS20190420 chromosome 15, ASM1584641v1, whole genome shotgun sequence genome encodes:
- the znf395a gene encoding zinc finger protein 395a isoform X2 has protein sequence MIPKTRLGKRSPLGTLVCSSSAEGTTEMGHHGSSDSGFYRIKLYPGQKVYVHCGGQECGGVVEQHNHVDNEVSIFLPQLNQHVHRKLEDVWTSPTSDPTTSVSSYIDVPKRKPETVDMDEMMAALVLTSLSCSPVIQNSVQGSGTPALCGMESGGGELSDGGYWSCDHGNGSPAPSPPIAESDKSGHLDEGLDMEMDQMLFNEPTPRKRKNSVKVAYRCLWPNCGKVLTTVVGIKRHIRNSHLGQSEEHSHREEDFYYSEVYQTMEQTSPPVGHQPSCTSPSSPSQHIPLSPSTPYPPQPSTLSQSAPGSVWQVHSEHSYQVVTQCKPVTVPVSCHWTPSLTVPQSKQGSPFRRRSVSVGEQWLQNNSATFRPHPASVSPPRNHCTARRIRGEAKKCRKVYGIEHRDQWCTACRWKKACQRFLD, from the exons ATGATACCGAAGACCAGACTTGGTAAACGGTCCCCATTGGGCACCCTGGTTTGCAGTTCCTCTGCCGAGGGCACGACTGAAATGGGGCACCATGGATCCTCAGACAGTGGGTTTTACCGAATCAAACTTTACCCAGGACAAAAg gtgtATGTGCACTGTGGCGGTCAGGAATGTGGAGGTGTGGTTGAGCAGCATAACCACGTGGACAATGAGGTGTCCATCTTCCTGCCTCAGCTCAACCAGCATGTTCACCGCAAGCTGGAAGATGTTTGGACAAGCCCCACGTCCGATCCCACCACCTCAGTATCTTCATACATTGATGTGCCAAAAAG GAAGCCCGAGACGGTCGACATGGATGAGATGATGGCCGCTCTGGTTCTTACCAGTCTGTCCTGCAGTCCAGTCATCCAAAACTCAGTTCAGGGGAGCGGGACGCCAG CTTTGTGTGGAATGGAAAGCGGTGGCGGCGAACTGTCCGACGGTGGATACTGGAGCTGCGACCATGGAAACGGAAGCCCCGCACCATCCCCACCCATCGCAGAGTCGGACAAGTCCGGCCATCTCGATGAAGGCCTGGACATGGAGATGGACCAAATGTTATTCAATGAGCCGACGCCAAGAAAACGCAAA aacTCTGTAAAAGTAGCCTATCGCTGCTTGTGGCCAAATTGTGGGAAAGTTTTGACCACAGTGGTGGGCATCAAACGTCACATCCGGAATTCTCACCTTGG GCAAAGTGAAGAACACTCCCACAGGGAAGAAGACTTCTACTACAGCGAAGTCTACCAGACTATGGAGCAAACGTCTCCCCCTGTTGGCCACCAGCCTTCCTGCACTTCTCCATCCAGCCCCAGCCAGCACATACCCCTTTCCCCTTCCACCCCGTATCCGCCCCAGCCCAGCACGCTCAGCCAATCAGCTCCGGGCAGTGTCTGGCAGGTCCACTCTGAGCACTCTTACCAG GTGGTGACTCAATGTAAACCGGTGACTGTACCCGTGTCGTGTCATTGGACTCCATCTCTCACGGTTCCTCAGAGCAAACAG GGCTCACCATTCCGCCGTCGTTCAGTTAGTGTAGGTGAACAATGGCTTCAGAATAACAGCGCCACCTTCAGGCCACATCCCGCCAGTGTCTCCCCTCCAAGAAACCACTGCACTGCCAG
- the znf395a gene encoding zinc finger protein 395a isoform X1: protein MIPKTRLGKRSPLGTLVCSSSAEGTTEMGHHGSSDSGFYRIKLYPGQKVYVHCGGQECGGVVEQHNHVDNEVSIFLPQLNQHVHRKLEDVWTSPTSDPTTSVSSYIDVPKRKPETVDMDEMMAALVLTSLSCSPVIQNSVQGSGTPALCGMESGGGELSDGGYWSCDHGNGSPAPSPPIAESDKSGHLDEGLDMEMDQMLFNEPTPRKRKNSVKVAYRCLWPNCGKVLTTVVGIKRHIRNSHLGQSEEHSHREEDFYYSEVYQTMEQTSPPVGHQPSCTSPSSPSQHIPLSPSTPYPPQPSTLSQSAPGSVWQVHSEHSYQAPPPVQVVTQCKPVTVPVSCHWTPSLTVPQSKQGSPFRRRSVSVGEQWLQNNSATFRPHPASVSPPRNHCTARRIRGEAKKCRKVYGIEHRDQWCTACRWKKACQRFLD, encoded by the exons ATGATACCGAAGACCAGACTTGGTAAACGGTCCCCATTGGGCACCCTGGTTTGCAGTTCCTCTGCCGAGGGCACGACTGAAATGGGGCACCATGGATCCTCAGACAGTGGGTTTTACCGAATCAAACTTTACCCAGGACAAAAg gtgtATGTGCACTGTGGCGGTCAGGAATGTGGAGGTGTGGTTGAGCAGCATAACCACGTGGACAATGAGGTGTCCATCTTCCTGCCTCAGCTCAACCAGCATGTTCACCGCAAGCTGGAAGATGTTTGGACAAGCCCCACGTCCGATCCCACCACCTCAGTATCTTCATACATTGATGTGCCAAAAAG GAAGCCCGAGACGGTCGACATGGATGAGATGATGGCCGCTCTGGTTCTTACCAGTCTGTCCTGCAGTCCAGTCATCCAAAACTCAGTTCAGGGGAGCGGGACGCCAG CTTTGTGTGGAATGGAAAGCGGTGGCGGCGAACTGTCCGACGGTGGATACTGGAGCTGCGACCATGGAAACGGAAGCCCCGCACCATCCCCACCCATCGCAGAGTCGGACAAGTCCGGCCATCTCGATGAAGGCCTGGACATGGAGATGGACCAAATGTTATTCAATGAGCCGACGCCAAGAAAACGCAAA aacTCTGTAAAAGTAGCCTATCGCTGCTTGTGGCCAAATTGTGGGAAAGTTTTGACCACAGTGGTGGGCATCAAACGTCACATCCGGAATTCTCACCTTGG GCAAAGTGAAGAACACTCCCACAGGGAAGAAGACTTCTACTACAGCGAAGTCTACCAGACTATGGAGCAAACGTCTCCCCCTGTTGGCCACCAGCCTTCCTGCACTTCTCCATCCAGCCCCAGCCAGCACATACCCCTTTCCCCTTCCACCCCGTATCCGCCCCAGCCCAGCACGCTCAGCCAATCAGCTCCGGGCAGTGTCTGGCAGGTCCACTCTGAGCACTCTTACCAG GCCCCTCCGCCTGTTCAGGTGGTGACTCAATGTAAACCGGTGACTGTACCCGTGTCGTGTCATTGGACTCCATCTCTCACGGTTCCTCAGAGCAAACAG GGCTCACCATTCCGCCGTCGTTCAGTTAGTGTAGGTGAACAATGGCTTCAGAATAACAGCGCCACCTTCAGGCCACATCCCGCCAGTGTCTCCCCTCCAAGAAACCACTGCACTGCCAG
- the si:ch73-204p21.2 gene encoding uncharacterized protein si:ch73-204p21.2 has product MAPISTDLVGWAMSETPEAAFLSIIIVFIISIALLVICTTCKKHSFQLEEKTPKEKSSKLVKVEAKGDVARQNPAINEITSDEIGNVEIGKDALAFKPYRSHTLIPGARLHGETNGNAEVSVQH; this is encoded by the exons ATGGCACCGATCAGCACCGATCTGGTGGGGTGGGCAATGTCAGAGACACCAGAAGCTGCATTCCTCTCCATCATCATCGTCTTCATCATCAGCATCGCTTTGCTCGTTATCTGCACAACCTGTAAAAA ACATTCATTTCAGTTAGAGGAAAAGACACCAAAGGAGAAATCTTCAAAACTTGTTAAAGTG GAAGCAAAGGGGGATGTGGCCAGACAAAACCCTGCCATTAATGAAATCACCAGTGATGAAATTG GAAACGTAGAAATCGGTAAAGATGCACTCGCCTTCAAACCCTACAGAAGTCACACTCTCATTCCAG gAGCGAGACTGCATGGTGAAACGAACGGCAATGCTGAAGTTTCAGTACAACATTAG
- the map7a gene encoding ensconsin isoform X2 translates to MGANVVWLPTFFEISSFTYCRRKKVKQERYESVVRRTLEKSQKAKLGHCSRRATNSAQSHKNAKRRSLSQWEIKLVSRLQTPTISYLARSRSAVCLSRDTVVHVCRRSASCHSSTTQKAQVHCGKAANRPACSVPSVSIRRTTNRELVAKGGFEAKDRQTQPQTIVEIHTRQDTNPQENAKTPTPGLQKRPHLRHALPKQEGLPPVLEEQEYELAPHFQQPETTSLQCLQRDLKQDVQLKTALNPPHCAQTPYGPSQIGDRAQIRSPAWTTKAEEATRLLAEKRRQARLQREKEEERRQKVEIERRGIEELALRRAEERARQEAEAVRLEEEQKKREEENRRQAENTRRQLEEEKRLQQQREEEALQRAQAEQQRLERETRFQREEAERQERKKRLEEIMKRTRKTESEDKKPVSVKGTLSGENAKPAIRLPGPGKTSKLEMREEDDMLPTVAFKERRSFRPLSGLEEMQAHQQTEVI, encoded by the exons atgggggccaatgttgtgtggttgccaacattcttcgaaatatcttcttttacgtactgcagaagaaagaaagtcaaacag GAGCGTTATGAGTCTGTGGTGCGCAGGACATTGGAGAAAAGTCAGAAGGCCAAACTCGGCCACTGCTCACGGCGGGCCACCAACAGCGCCCAGAGCCACAAGAACG CTAAACGCCGCTCTCTTAGCCAATGGGAGATCAAGCTTGTCAGTCGTCTTCAGACTCCCACCATTTCCTATCTAGCCAGAAGCAGAAGTGCTGTGTGTCTGTCCCGAGACACAG TTGTTCATGTTTGTCGTCGTTCAGCATCATGCCACTCCAGTACCACCCAAAAGGCCcaggtgcattgtgggaaggCAGCGAACAGACCTGCCTGCTCAGTTCCAAGCGTCAGCATCCGCAGAACCACTAACAGAGAGCTG GTGGCAAAGGGTGGTTTTGAGGCAAAAGACCGGCAAACACAACCTCAGACAATAGTTGAAATTCATACCAGACAGGATACAAACCCACAAGAGAATGCGAAAACCCCAACACCAGG TCTGCAGAAAAGACCACACCTTAGACACGCTTTACCCAAACAAGAAGGTTTGCCTCCAGTTCTGGAAGAGCAAGAGTATGAGCTCGCTCCACATTTTCAACAACCCGAGACGACATCTCTACAATGTCTACAAAGAGATCTCAAACAAGATGTACAGTTAAAGACAGCTCTGAATCCTCCACACTGCGCTCAGACTCCTTATG GACCAAGTCAGATTGGTGATAGAGCCCAAATCAGATCTCCTGCATGGACCACAAAGGCTGAGGAGGCCACACGCCTGCTGGCAGAGAAAAGAAGGCAAGCGAGGCTtcagagagaaaaagaagagGAACGGAGACAGAAGGTGGAGATTGAGAG AAGGGGAATAGAGGAACTGGCCCTTCGGAGAGCCGAAGAACGCGCCAGGCAAGAGGCCGAAGCTGTGAGACTGGAGGAGgaacagaagaaaagagaagaagaaaacaGACGTCAGGCTGAGAACACTCGCAGACAACTGGAGGAAGAAAAAAGACTTCAGCAACAG AGAGAGGAAGAGGCTCTTCAGAGGGCACAAGCAGAGCAACAGAGGCTGGAACGAGAAACTCGCTTCCAGAGAGAAGAGGCAGAGCgccaagaaagaaagaag CGCCTAGAGGAAATCATGAAGAGAACCAGAAAGACTGAATCTGAGGATAAG AAACCAGTATCAGTGAAGGGCACTTTATCCGGCGAGAATGCGAAGCCTGCTATCAGGCTACCAGGTCCTGGAAAAACATCGAAGCTGGAGATGAGGGAAGAGGACGACATGCTTCCTACTGTTGCCTTCAAAGAACGCAGATCATTCCGCCCTCTGtctggcctggaggagatgcaGGCGCATCAGCAAACAG AGGTTATTTAA
- the map7a gene encoding ensconsin isoform X1, with the protein MPAQLSLADRERDWRKAGRMAELGLSIVSEKGPRRMHDPERKQRESNALKVDERLQLARERREAYQKQLALRERSWLAREERAKNFYQKQLEERKRKLEQQRQKEERRRIGVEEKRKQRLKEERERYESVVRRTLEKSQKAKLGHCSRRATNSAQSHKNAKRRSLSQWEIKLVSRLQTPTISYLARSRSAVCLSRDTVVHVCRRSASCHSSTTQKAQVHCGKAANRPACSVPSVSIRRTTNRELVAKGGFEAKDRQTQPQTIVEIHTRQDTNPQENAKTPTPGLQKRPHLRHALPKQEGLPPVLEEQEYELAPHFQQPETTSLQCLQRDLKQDVQLKTALNPPHCAQTPYGPSQIGDRAQIRSPAWTTKAEEATRLLAEKRRQARLQREKEEERRQKVEIERRGIEELALRRAEERARQEAEAVRLEEEQKKREEENRRQAENTRRQLEEEKRLQQQREEEALQRAQAEQQRLERETRFQREEAERQERKKRLEEIMKRTRKTESEDKKPVSVKGTLSGENAKPAIRLPGPGKTSKLEMREEDDMLPTVAFKERRSFRPLSGLEEMQAHQQTEVI; encoded by the exons ATGCCAGCTCAGCTGAGCCTGGCAGACCGGGAGCGGGATTGGAGGAAGGCGGGGAGGATGGCAGAGCTGGGTCTCTCCATCGTCTCAGAGAAGGGACCGCGGAGGATGCACGACCCTGAGAGAAAGCAGAGAG AGTCGAATGCACTCAAGGTGGATGAGAGACTGCAACTGGCCCGAGAGCGAAGAGAGGCGTACCAAAAACAGCTGG CCTTGCGAGAGCGCAGTTGGCTGGCGAGGGAGGAGCGAGCCAAAAACTTCTACCAGAAACAGCTTGAAGAGCGCAAAAGAAAGCTGGAGCAGCAGCGACAGAAGGAGGAGAGGAGAAGAATAGGAGTCGAGGAGAAACGCAAACAGAGACTTAAGGAGGAAAGA GAGCGTTATGAGTCTGTGGTGCGCAGGACATTGGAGAAAAGTCAGAAGGCCAAACTCGGCCACTGCTCACGGCGGGCCACCAACAGCGCCCAGAGCCACAAGAACG CTAAACGCCGCTCTCTTAGCCAATGGGAGATCAAGCTTGTCAGTCGTCTTCAGACTCCCACCATTTCCTATCTAGCCAGAAGCAGAAGTGCTGTGTGTCTGTCCCGAGACACAG TTGTTCATGTTTGTCGTCGTTCAGCATCATGCCACTCCAGTACCACCCAAAAGGCCcaggtgcattgtgggaaggCAGCGAACAGACCTGCCTGCTCAGTTCCAAGCGTCAGCATCCGCAGAACCACTAACAGAGAGCTG GTGGCAAAGGGTGGTTTTGAGGCAAAAGACCGGCAAACACAACCTCAGACAATAGTTGAAATTCATACCAGACAGGATACAAACCCACAAGAGAATGCGAAAACCCCAACACCAGG TCTGCAGAAAAGACCACACCTTAGACACGCTTTACCCAAACAAGAAGGTTTGCCTCCAGTTCTGGAAGAGCAAGAGTATGAGCTCGCTCCACATTTTCAACAACCCGAGACGACATCTCTACAATGTCTACAAAGAGATCTCAAACAAGATGTACAGTTAAAGACAGCTCTGAATCCTCCACACTGCGCTCAGACTCCTTATG GACCAAGTCAGATTGGTGATAGAGCCCAAATCAGATCTCCTGCATGGACCACAAAGGCTGAGGAGGCCACACGCCTGCTGGCAGAGAAAAGAAGGCAAGCGAGGCTtcagagagaaaaagaagagGAACGGAGACAGAAGGTGGAGATTGAGAG AAGGGGAATAGAGGAACTGGCCCTTCGGAGAGCCGAAGAACGCGCCAGGCAAGAGGCCGAAGCTGTGAGACTGGAGGAGgaacagaagaaaagagaagaagaaaacaGACGTCAGGCTGAGAACACTCGCAGACAACTGGAGGAAGAAAAAAGACTTCAGCAACAG AGAGAGGAAGAGGCTCTTCAGAGGGCACAAGCAGAGCAACAGAGGCTGGAACGAGAAACTCGCTTCCAGAGAGAAGAGGCAGAGCgccaagaaagaaagaag CGCCTAGAGGAAATCATGAAGAGAACCAGAAAGACTGAATCTGAGGATAAG AAACCAGTATCAGTGAAGGGCACTTTATCCGGCGAGAATGCGAAGCCTGCTATCAGGCTACCAGGTCCTGGAAAAACATCGAAGCTGGAGATGAGGGAAGAGGACGACATGCTTCCTACTGTTGCCTTCAAAGAACGCAGATCATTCCGCCCTCTGtctggcctggaggagatgcaGGCGCATCAGCAAACAG AGGTTATTTAA